GTGCGGTGGTAAAAATCCATGCGTAATAGCTATAGAAGTAGCCATTGGTAGACCGACTTTAAGATTTGATATCTTCATTCTTTTAGCTAACGTGAATACTAATGGAATAAGTAAAACAAATGCAACTTCTAAAAATAGCGATATACCAATAATAAACGAAGCAACAATCATCGCTAAGGTTACATATTTTTCACCGAATTTCTCAATCAATTTATCCGCAATTTTTGTTGCGCCTCCACCTTCTGATAATAACTTACCTAAAATGGAACCCAGTCCAAAGATTATAGCGATACTACCTAACGTATCTCCCATACCTTTTTCTACAACCTCAACGATTTTATCTATTGGCATTCCTAAAATAATACCCGTAAACATCGATGTCACAATTAAAGCAATAAATGTATTCATTTTAAGTAACATAATTAATGCAAGTAACACTAATACCCCAATAACAACACTGATCAGTGGCCAAATTTCTCCAAACATTTCCATCCCTACTTTCTATAGACCTTTTAACTATTTAATTTGTATACTTCTGTTAAAGTTTCAACGTCACCAACATTACCCGGGAAAATCACATATGCCATTTTTGGATATTTCGCTTCACTGTCTGTTAACCAAACGGGTACACCTTTAGTTACTTGTCCAATAACATCTGCTTTATGAATGTTTAGCCCTTTTGTGGCCACATCACTTGAAGTAATGCCACCTTTGGCAATAATAAATTTAGGCTGTACTTGTAACCCTCTGATAATTTCAACTAAACTATTTGAAATATTTGTTGAAATACTTAAATTATTTGTTAAGTCTTCTGTTTTTATAACGTCGCGAGAAGTGTAAATAACAATATCTTCTCCGTCTTTAATAATTTGTTCTACTTGAGTAATTTGTTCTGCTATATATTCATTTAAATTAGACTCTGTTACTTTTTTAATGTCAAACTCACTTTGTTTAATATTTGTATTATTTAATAAATGCTGTAGTTGATCAGACGTTTTCTTCACATGAGAGCCTACTATGATAATGCCACCATTATTATTCTGCTTATAATTTTTTAAGTTAATAATTTCTCCAGGTGTTTGACACATTGCTTTTACAAATGAAGCAGCTGTTCTAAACATAAACTTCTTCTCATGATTGGCTAAAAATTCTGTTAAACATGCCACAAAGTAGTCCATATCTTCGTCATTCAAAGCGTCTACAACGACTGCATCAAAATTATTTATTGATTCGAAAGTCTTAAATATTGCTGTCTTATCACGATTTCTAATTTGTTCTAATGTAATATGATAAACTTCGTTAGATGTAATAGCGCCATGACTTTTTTCTTCAATAAAATCTGCCATTGTTTCAGAATTAAAACCAAATGTTGTATCATTAGAAAATTCACTTTCTGCAACAGGCATATACGTATCATTTTCTTTTAAATAATGAATGCCATTATAAGTAAAACGATTACCTTCAAAAAATTCCGGCACATAAAATACCGCATCAAAGCCCGAAGTGGAAGCATCATTTAGTACTTTGGGCTCTAAATAAAAGTGTCCTCTTAAAGTTGAATCGCCTCTGCTTATAATTAAATATGGATGGTTTAATCGTTGTGAAACCCTTTCAATATTACTGCTTATTTCTTTATGTAAAGCAGTAGTTTCTTCTTCATTTAGAGCGCGCGAATTAGTTAAAATATAGAACATGTTATTCGATTGCTTGAAACCATCTTCCAATAACTCTTCAGTCCATTGTGTATATACCGGTAAATCCTTAACTGTTTGAGTACCAGTAGGATCATCATCTAATACGATTATTTTATAATTGAAAGAACTTAAATTTTTATTAAATTCGTCATTTTTTTGTTCATTTATCAACTTTTCATTTAACATTTTGTCACCTACATATTATTTATATTTTCGAAATATTTAATAATTCCAGAATGATCATTTAGTCCATTGCCTTGCGCAACTTCTGATTTATATATTTCTTTAACTTGGTTTGAAACAGGTAATGTTAAGCCGACAGTATCAGCAGTAGAAGTAACATTTTTTAAATCTTTTAAATTAATATTTAAAGTACCGCCAGGTTGATAATCTTCAGCAATCATTTTAGGAAATTTCGCATCCATAACCGTAGATCCTGCTAGACCACCTTTGATAGCTTGATACATTGCTTCTAAATCAATATTAAATTTTTTAGCTAATACTACTGCTTCGGATAAAGCTGCAATATTCGTATTAACAATAATTTGATTTGCCAACTTAACGACACTGCCAGAACCAACTTCACCTACGCGTATAACTGATTGCGCTATTGGTTCGCATACTTTCTTAATGTCTTCATAATCATTTTCATTGCAACCTACCATGATTGATAATTCACCTGTAATTGCCAATGGCTCCCCACCACTTACCGGCGCATCAATATATGATACTGAGTTTTCTTCTAAAACCTTACTAATTTCTAAAGATTCATTTGGTGTTAGTGAGCTTGTATCTATTACACTTTTTACATTGACTTGAGGTTGATTCAATATCGACTCTTGACCGCTATATAAAACGGACTTCACAATTGCTCCGTTCGGTAATGATAAGAATAAATAATCAACTTCTTGGGCCATTTCAGTAATTGATACTGCTTGAGCACCTTCTTTAACCATTTCTAGTTCTGTATCTTTATTCACATCATTTACTAGCACTGTATTTTGTTCTTTTAGAAAATTTTTAACCATGGGTTTACCCATAATTCCTAAACCTATAAATCCAATTTTCATAATATTACCTCCGTTGAAAACGTTTACTTTTTATAATTGTATACCTTTTCATAATAAATGTATACATTTTAACTTATAATTTTTTGTAGTAATATAAAAGAAAGAGGTGAAATTATGCATAGCAATAATGAATTAACGCTATATCAAAAAATTCGAAATGATATTATTTCAGGAGAATTAAAGCAATCTGAAAAAATTACAGAGGTTAAATTAGCTAAAAAATATAACGTCAGTAGAACGCCTATCAGAGAGGTTATTAAACAGTTAGAATTAGAATATTTTATAAAAGATTCTTATATTTTCATTCCAACCACTGAGGAATATAGAAATATATTTGAAATGCGCATTTTATTTGAAACTTATGCGCTAGAAAAAGCTGGTGTTATTTTCACGGACTCTGATATAGCAGAATTAAGAAGTTATACCGAAATTGATATAAATAGTGAAGATGAAGATCATATTTTAGAAATTAATGATAAGTTTCACCAAAAAATAATGAGTGCTACGAATAATCCATTCATTCAAGAATCCTATCAAAAGCTAAAAAGCTTTATCTATTTGTTTAGTAAAACCGTTATTACAAAGCGTCGCCCGGGTTTAATAGAAGAGCATGCTGAAATTGTGGAAGCATTAAATAATAGAAACATTAAAGAAGCACTAGCTTTACTAGAATCACACCTCAAAAAAGACTTAGAATTTAGCCTTTACTATTTATCATTTAAAAATTAAATCTTTCTGTCTTATTTTAGATATAAAAAAAGAGATCTAAATACTTATTTAAAAGTATTTAGACCTCTTTATTTTTTAATATTAACTTTCTTGATTAAGATAATCAGTAAGTAAGTTAGTGTATAAATCGATAAAAGTTAAATAAACGTCTTTATAGACATATTCGTCTACTTGGTGTGCTTGTCCTGTTTCACCGGGACCATACATCACGAATGGAAAGGCGTCATCTTTACCTTTCATTAAAAATGAAGCATCGGTCGTAGCTGTAGATGCTGTTAATTCTAAGTCGCGATTAAAGTATTTGTCGCCATATTGTTTAGTTAATTTTAAAAATGAATTTTCTCCCGTAGTATATACCGGCTCACGGTTAACATAAGGATTAACTTCAAGCGAAGCATTAGATTCTTGCTCAACTTTATTTTTAATTTTTTCAAATAAATCTATAAATCTCTTATTATCAAATTCTGGAATTGTACGCATATTAAATAAAGAAGAAGCATACTCTGGTATTGAGTTAACTTGATCACCGCCCTGAATAACAGTTGAATTCATCGTTGGCGTACCAAGCAATTCACTAGAAGTATCCACCTTACTATATTCAGCATTTAAATAATGAATAAAGTCTGTTAGCGGATTAATAGCATTATAACCCAATTCTGGCATAGAACTGTGCGCAGACTTACCTTTAGATGTTACTTCAATATCCATCGTACCTTTATGTGTATAGACGATGCCGTCTTGGGAAGGTTCAGCAATAAGTAATGCATCTACATCATTCATATAACCTTCATCGTATAATTTAGCTGCACCTGAACTTGTAATTTCTTCTCCAGCTGTAGCCATAAATCGGATAGTACCTTTTTTCAACGTGCCTGCCTTCTTAATTTCAATAAGGCTTAATGCTAACGCAACGAGACCTGATTTCATATCGGCAGAGCCTCTACCATGCAAACGCCCTTGCTCGTCTTCCGTTAATTTGAATGGATCGTAGTTCCAATTATTGACATCACCCGTCGTAACAACATCCATATGGCCTGAAACGCCTAATATAGGTTTTCCTTCACCAATTTCCGCAACTAAATCAGCTCTCGTATCAGAGTCATCCAATTTAACAATATCGGATTTAATGTCGTACGAAGAAAATAACTTTTGTAAATATTGAGCAACTTCAAGTTCCTTATCATTTACAGATTGAATTTCTATAATGTCGGACAATATTTTAATACGTTCTTCTTGAGATAAAACTCCCATATAACCACTCCTTCATAGTGAAAAGTTATTATTACACTTTAATATCTACCACTTTCTCGCGAATTCATAACATGGGCTAAATTAAAGCTCTGCGTAAATACGGTTGGTTTTATGTAGTATGTTGTTGAATAAATGCATTTATATCTTGTCGTTTGTGTAAATGATAAATGTTTTTGTCATCTTTTAATTTAGAGAATTTATTTAATAAAAATGGTTTTTTATGTTTAGGATATTTCCAAATATACGTTAAGAAAGTAAATGATATACGTTCCTTACAGCCGCTTCCCATATCGATTCTCGTTTTCCCTAAATTTTTAAATAATCGCGTAAATACTCTGTAATAGCAAATTATTCTCGGTAAGTCTAAAAATATAACTGTGTCTGCACACTTTAATCTATCATCCAATATATCCGTGTAATTCCCATCTATAATCCACTTTTCTTGTTTTAGTATTGCTTCTTGAATGTCTATCTTTTCAGCTAGATTTCGCATATTCCAATTGGGTTTCCAAAATAATGCATCTAAATGATAAACAGGTATATTCATCGCTCTTGATAACTTTCTAGAAAACGTAGACTTACCAGAGCCTGACGAACCAATTAATATAATTTTTTGCATAAGTTATCCCTCTCAGTTTAACGAGTAGTATTAGGAAAATTTGAATAATGTAAATAACAATATATAACGTAAATGCCATCATACATTACAACATTTAAAATTGAATACTCAGTTATTTTAAATGTGATTATACAACAAAAGTTCTATTTTTCTAAATTATTTGAATTTTTATATAAATAGTGTAAAATATATTACAATTTTAGATTAGGTGGTGTGTTTTATGTTTTTTACTAGATTAACTGAAAAAGAATATGGAAATTTTATTCGTCATTATCCAGTTCATTTTACGCAATCAGTAGATCAATATAATTATAGGGAACAAAATAAAGGGGATGTACATTTAGTAGGTGTAAAAAACAATAATAATAATATTGTTGCAGCTTGTTTATTATCAGAAGCAAGAGCAATGAAATTTTTCAAATACTTCTATTCACATAAGGGACCTGTACTAGATTATCAAAATAAAGAAGTAGTTCAATGCTTTTTTAAGGGATTAACTAAATATTTAAAAAAACAAAAAACTTTGTTTGTTTCGGTAGACCCATACATAATTGAAAATATGAGAGATGCAGATGGGGAAGTATTAAAATCTCATGATAATACGAAATTAATTCATCAACTTCGAAAATTGGGTTTTAAACATCAAGGGTATACAGTAGGTTATTCTCAAAAAAGTCAAATTCGCTGGTTATCTGTATTAGATTTAAAAGATAAAAGTGAACAAGATTTAATGAAAAATATGGATTATCAAACTCGTCGAAATATTAAAAAGTCGATAGAAATGGGAGTAGAAACAACAACTTTAGATATATCTGAAACAGATCGCTTTTATAAGCTATTTAAAAAAGCAGAAGATAGACATAATTTTAAGTATAGAGAAAATCCTTATGAGTTTTTTATAGAAGCTCAAAAAATGTACGCTGATCACTCAATGTTAAAACTAGCTTACATAGATTTAAATAAATATATACAAAAATTAAATAAAAAAGGCGACCAATTAGATGAGCAATTACAACAAATACAAGAAAAACTCTCTGACAATCCAAATTCAAAAAAAAGTAAATCTAAAGTAGAACAACTACAACAACAAATAAAGAGTAACGATAAAAAATTAGTTGAAGCACAGCAATTACTTGAAGAAGAAGGAGAAATACTAGATTTAGCTGCCGCATTGTATATATACAATAAAGACGAAGTATATTATTTATCTAGTGGTTCAGACCCTAAATTTTATCAATTTAATGGTGCTTATTGTCTCCAATGGGATATGATTCAGTTTGCTAAAAATCAAAATATTCCACGTTATAATTTTTACGGTATTACAGGCGACTTTAGTGATAATGCTGAAGATTATGGAGTTCAACAATTTAAAAAAGGATTCAATGCACATGTCGAGGAATATATTGGTGATTTTGTTAAAGCAATTCATCCAATTTTTTATAAAATATATCAAATCATTAATAAATAACGTTACCTTGATTAATTAAATTTTTACTATATTATAGAACAAACCCCTTAACAATCTATTGCTAAGGGGTTTGTTAATTGTTCTTATATCATGAATGTACTAACTCAATTTAAGATGAACTTTAAGTACTTTGGACTTACTAGCAACTATATACAAAACTAATAAAATCGTATTATTTAAATAATAATGAAATATATCAATAAACAAAGACCGGTACTTGTAACTATGCTTAACACTATCGTAGTGATAATTTTTTCTAACCAAGAGACGTGTGATAAAGCTATAAATACATATACTCCAAAAAGAAATATGCTTAGTAACAAATACATAATGAATTGAATCCCGATAAATGCAAAAGGATGACGAATCAATTGTTCTAAAAACTCCATAAGCAAACCATTCCTTTTTTAAATAAATCTATAAGTGATGAGAGCAAGACAGAAATCTTCTTTGTTTAAAAAGTTTTGTAGTCCCGACCCAACAGGGATGACTAGCGTCGTAAAAAGCTTTATACAAACGCATTTTCAATTCAGCCATCTACTGTAATTATAAAAATAGAGTCTGGAGATAATATTTTGTTCCAGACTCTTAATAATAATTTTACGCAATCATAAAACATTTATACTACTTAATAATATCAATAAGCTCTTTCTTAGATGCTGCACGTGCCGGAATCCAGCCGAATATAATACCGATTAATGTAGAGACACCTACGGCTATAATTATTGAGCTTAGACTGACCGCACTCTTAATCATTTTCGGAGTTAATGCATCGACACATGTCGCAATCAAAATGCCTAAGATCAATCCGATAATACCACCTATGAGACATAGTACGACACTTTCCACTAGAAATTGTATTTCAATATCGCGCCCTTTGGCACCGAAGGCACGTCGAATAGCGATTTCCTCGGTACGTTCAGCGACTGAAATATACATAACATTCATAACACCAATTCCTGCGATAAATAAAGAGATACCTGCTACGGCAGCTACGAAGTATGTGATGGAATCAAATACAGTATTAATATTTTTCATCATGGATTCCATATCGGAATACATATAACTGCCATCACTCGTACCCGAACCTTTTTTATTAAGTTGCTTTTCAACTTTCTTGGCTACGTCTTTCTTGTTGGCATCTTTATCAAGATTCAACTGCAACGTAGGCACATCTTGTGAGAGGTTGCCCATGTATTGTGAGAAAGTTTTACTTGGCATTTTGACGCTATTATCATTTTGTAATGACATCATACTCTGACCACTACTATTAGCTATACCAACGACTTTAAAACCTTGTCCTTCAATATAAAGTGACTTACCTAATGCATGATTGTTGAAAACGTCTTTGGCAAGTTTATGGTCAATCACGACAACTTTTTCTTGGGTATCGTTGGCATCTTCATTAAAACCTTGTCCTTTATCGACAGATTCAGCACTTTTTACTTTTGAGATATTAACGTCACCTTGTTTTTGAGAGTTAGTTAGTTTAGCTGAATATGAACTATCTTCACTTTCTTTAATTTTAGCGCTATTCACGCCGTTCACTTGTTTGGCAATATCGATATCTTGACGACTAAAAGGATTTTTCTTCGGTGCCTTCATATCTTCTGTCTGATAGGTGATAGAAGCTTGATGTTTCCCGGCACCTGCATCGGAAAATTGATCGCTAGCTGTTTTCTTAAATCCATTTCCTAACGACATAATCGTTATAACGGCCGCGATACCGATAATAATACCTATCATCGTAAATATGTTACGACGCTTATTTTTCATAATTGAACGAAACGAAACGGCAATAACATTTGCTAAGTTGCTCATTCAATCACCTCTTCTCTTTGTACACGGCCATCGAGAATATGAATAACCCTATCTGCCTTTTCGGCAACTTGACGGTCATGCGTCACCATAATCATCGTCGTTTGCTTTTCTTTATTCAGTTTCACAAACAACTCCATAATATCTTGAGACGTCTTAGAATCAAGCGCTCCTGTAGGTTCGTCGGCAATAATAAACTTTGGATCATTGATAATCGAACGTGCTATCGCGACACGTTGTTGTTGTCCACCCGATAATTTATTTGGCAACAAATTTTCTTTGTCATATAAACCGACATCATGCAAAGTAGCTAACACTTTATCTTTACGTTCTTGTGACTTCATCCCATTATAAATGAGTGGCACACTGACATTTTCCAAAATGGTATTATTTTGAATCAATTTAAAGTTTTGGAACACAAAGCCGACGGTCTTATTTCGAATATCTGCAAGATTGTTGTCGGAGCTTTTCTTATAGTTGTGATTATTAAATAAATACTCGCCTTCATATCCTCTATCTATAAAGCCAAGTATATTAATAAGCGTACTTTTACCTGAACCTGAGGGTCCCATAATAGCGATAAATTCACCTTCATTGATATGAATATTAATGTCTTTTAAAATGTGATTCGTTTCATTCCCATTTTTAAAATGACGATTGATATTTTTTAAGTCTATCATGAAGACACCTCAACTTTAGCGCCATCATTTAAAGTTTTCTTCGGATGTTTAATCACTTTGTCTCCTGCTTTCAGACCTTCTTTGACGATAATTTGACCGTTATTACGTTCGATTTTAATGTTTCGTTTATGTGCTTTATGATAACTGTCTACGACAAACACTTTGTCATCTTTTGTTAGGACGCTGTCTGGTAATTTCATCGTGTTAAGTGGAATACTCGCATCCATAGATAGACCTGAACGTACAGGAATGTCTAAATCACCTATAATAACTGTGTATTTAGAAGTATCTCCTTCTTTACCTCCTGATGGATCGTTTTGAACAGGGTTTGATGCTTGGCTAGCCCCACTATCTTGGCTATCTTCGCCTTGTGTACTCCCGGCAGACTGACCGCTTGTACTATCGTCATAACTTGTTGGTAATTCATTAATTTTGTTAATTTTACCGTGCCCTTTTTTACCATTACTCGTTACCGAAACATTTACTTTATCTCCTGTGTGAATCTTGTCTAAATCATATTCGGAAACCGTTGATTTAATTTGTGGATCATTTGAAATCAATTGTAAGATAGGTTCGCCATCGCCGACTTCGCCATCATTTTTAATGTTTACTTTACCATCAAAAGAAGCATACATACTGTCGTTGAGTTGTTTATCGTGTTGAGAAAGTTGTTGTTGTGCTTCATTTAGACTACTTTGGTCTTGCGTTAATTTACTCTGCACGTCTCTATCATTAGGACGTTGATTTGCTTGTTCTTGGTCATCATTCACTTGATTTTGTGCTTGATCAACCTTATTTGCTAGCTCTTGGCGTTTACTGCTATTCGTATCATAATTAATTAATTTGTCGCCTTGTTTAACCTTTTGGCCATCTTTAACTAACGTATTTTGAAAATCACCAACTTGGCTATTGTTGTTATATGTTTTTACTGCATTAGGTGAAGCTTTACCTTCTATGTTTATCGGGTTTTCCTTTTTTACTTCATATGTATCGTAGCCTTTATCCTTTTTTGAAGAGCTGCTATTGACTTGTTTTAAAGTGAATGCAATCGCTACTAAAGCAATAATTGCAACGAGGCCAATAACAATCCATAACCATTTCTTTTTCAATTGCTGTGCACTCCTTATTTTCATAGTTAACACAAGCCTATCATAATTACACAACAAAAAATATATTACATAATAATTTTTTGTGATTAATAAGGATTAATGAACTTTTCTTTGTTTTATTTATTGTGTTTTAGTTTTATTTTAATTTAATACAAAATATTGTTAATTAAGTATTTTTTTATAAATTATCTTGTGTTATGCTTTGTTACGAAAAATAATACATATGGAGACGTTAGTGCTCTATTATTTATCTAGTATTATGCTTAATTTTTTAGTTCTTATTCTTCGAAGAAAACTATATTACTAAGCTTTTAAAACTTCTGATAATCATCGATTATGTAAATTATTTTCATATAACAGTCAAATAAAATTCAATTATTATAGATAACTATATAGTGGAAATATTCAACATATTTAAATAATCTTAATTTATCTGATAAAGTAGCCTCACTGTATTTTTTACAGCATAAAAAATTCATAGAAATGATTTCTAAAATTTTTGTGTAGATTATAGACAGTCCATTTATTTTTATTGGTTAATTTTTCAAAAATCATTTTCATTGCCTCTTTACCAGTTCCATTATTTGTTCATTTTGAAAAATGAACATTTTATATATGAACATTAAAAAACTCTTTATTTAAAAAAGCCTTTTAATGTTATTATTTACATACAATGATATATTTGAACAATTTAACATTATTAGCAAAAATTATGAGGGCCAAATTTATGGATATAGTGACAAAAGTAATTTCATCTATAACTAGTTTTATAGCTGTAATATCAACAATTTCTTACGGTGTTAGTCGTGTCGTAATTCACTTTAAAAATCATCCAGAAAGTAAGTTTAAAATTTTGATTAGAAGTATAGCTATTAGTATTTTAATGTTTATTTTTGTGAATTTTCCTGCATTAATGATATTTATGATAATTAATAACAAAAATAGTGTTTTCTATAAATACCAAAATATTATTGTACTAATAACAATGCTTGTATTATTTATTACTATCATTTTCACATTTGTATGTTTTTTTGTTAAAGAATGGCATAAAATCAAATATGCGTTTTTTATAGCAGCTGATTATAAAAAATTTAACAGCTGTAGGTGCTAAGAGATGGTCGATAACTGTTAAAATTGAACCAATTTTTAATTGTCCCCTTTTTAAATTTTGCAATTTATTAATTTCTAACCTTACCTTAGACAATTCACTAAATATATTATAGCTGTGCTCCAGTAATATTTGTCCCGTTTCTGTTAAAATATTTCTTTTCCCTGTGCGTTCAAACAATACTGCTCCTATCTCATGTATCAATAAATTTATTTGTTGACTAAGCGAAGGTTGAGCTATGTTCAATTTTTCCGCCGCACGAGCAAAGTGTATTTTCTCACACAAAGCGACAAAGTATTCTAATTGTTTCAATTCCATTTGATAGCCTCCTTAAATTAAATGCTTATAAGTAAAATTAAAAAACAAGGATTAGGAGATGAATAATCTCCTAATCCTTAGTTATGTAGTCTAATAATTTAAACATTACTTCTTTGTTTTCTTCTGGAACTTTATAATCAATGATTTCTTTGGGAGATTGATTTAATACAGAATCTACTGCGTAAGTAAAATCATTAGTAACAATTTCTTTAACATCAAAAGGTCCTGGCTCAAAATGGAATTGTAAACCAATAACATTATTATTTAGTAAAAAACCTTGGTTTGTTAAATACTCACTTGAAAACAATAATTCCGCATTTTTAGGTATTTGGAACATTTCTTCATGCCAATGTAATGCTATTAATTCTTTAGGCAAATCTGGAATAGTATTAGTTTCTAGATAAACCTGATCCCAACCCACTTCTTTTACTGGTGACTTACTTACTGTATAACCAATAGCTTTTGTTATTTGTTGAGCACCATAACAAGCCCCAAACATTGGTTTATTATCTTTCAACAGCTCTCTAATCAAATCTCTTTCTTTAAAAATCCAGTCATTTGAATCATTTGGGCTCATTGGACCACCTAAAATTATAAGCAAGTCTGTTTCTTCTGCAATTGGCAAAACCCCATTATAGAAATAGGGATGGTAAATGTATAAATCATGACCTCTTTCTTTAGCCCACTCTCCAATAGACCCGACACCTTCATTTGGTGTGTGTTGTAAAACATTAATTCTCATTCAGACCCTCCTATTTTATAATCATATAAATATAATTATTTGAAATATAATAAGTAAAGTTAATATTGAATATTATAATAACTTTTCTCATATAATCGTAATCAGTATATTACAACTTTTGTAAAAAGCAAGTTGCTTTTTTAATAATATTTTTATAGTTGATAAAATTAATCATACAAATTTAAGGAAGGTGAACATCATCAATAAACAGCGCTCGAATTATACAATTATAGAAAAAATTAAAAGATACATAATTGATACAAATTTAGAAATTGGCGATAAGCTATCAACAGAAAAAGGAACTCTGTAATATTTTGAATGTCAGTAGATCTACATTGATTACTTTGTTTATTTTTTGGTAAAGGGAAAATTTCATACGCAGTTGAGGCTCCTAAATGGAAATTACTTGGTGGAGTTTTATGAGTTGTCTATTTAACAGTTATTGTAATTAGCGTTCCATTTGTTGGTGTTGGTATAACAATGGTTTCTGTAATTATAGGTCAACTAATAATTAGTATGATTGTAGAGCATTTTGGTTGGCTTGGTAGTAAAAAATCTGAAATCAATAAGGAAAAATATTTGCAATTATTTCAATGGTAATTGCACTCATTTTAAT
The Staphylococcus kloosii genome window above contains:
- a CDS encoding type 1 glutamine amidotransferase codes for the protein MRINVLQHTPNEGVGSIGEWAKERGHDLYIYHPYFYNGVLPIAEETDLLIILGGPMSPNDSNDWIFKERDLIRELLKDNKPMFGACYGAQQITKAIGYTVSKSPVKEVGWDQVYLETNTIPDLPKELIALHWHEEMFQIPKNAELLFSSEYLTNQGFLLNNNVIGLQFHFEPGPFDVKEIVTNDFTYAVDSVLNQSPKEIIDYKVPEENKEVMFKLLDYITKD
- a CDS encoding ABC transporter ATP-binding protein, with protein sequence MIDLKNINRHFKNGNETNHILKDINIHINEGEFIAIMGPSGSGKSTLINILGFIDRGYEGEYLFNNHNYKKSSDNNLADIRNKTVGFVFQNFKLIQNNTILENVSVPLIYNGMKSQERKDKVLATLHDVGLYDKENLLPNKLSGGQQQRVAIARSIINDPKFIIADEPTGALDSKTSQDIMELFVKLNKEKQTTMIMVTHDRQVAEKADRVIHILDGRVQREEVIE
- a CDS encoding efflux RND transporter periplasmic adaptor subunit, whose translation is MKKKWLWIVIGLVAIIALVAIAFTLKQVNSSSSKKDKGYDTYEVKKENPINIEGKASPNAVKTYNNNSQVGDFQNTLVKDGQKVKQGDKLINYDTNSSKRQELANKVDQAQNQVNDDQEQANQRPNDRDVQSKLTQDQSSLNEAQQQLSQHDKQLNDSMYASFDGKVNIKNDGEVGDGEPILQLISNDPQIKSTVSEYDLDKIHTGDKVNVSVTSNGKKGHGKINKINELPTSYDDSTSGQSAGSTQGEDSQDSGASQASNPVQNDPSGGKEGDTSKYTVIIGDLDIPVRSGLSMDASIPLNTMKLPDSVLTKDDKVFVVDSYHKAHKRNIKIERNNGQIIVKEGLKAGDKVIKHPKKTLNDGAKVEVSS